The DNA sequence AGCGGTGTCTTGATCTTGTAAGTGCTGCCTTCGAGGGTTTCCGGGCGCTCGAACTTCTCGTGCATGCGCTCGATGTCCGGCTCTTTCTCGGGCTCCGGCTTTTTGATGGAGAAGCCGGTGATTTTCTTGTCAATAACTTTGGCGTTCATACAGACTGCTCCAATTAAAACTTGCCGTAATAACCTTCTTTCAAGGCCTCGTACAGATTGGCGGCGGTGTGCATTTCGCCGTCGTACTCCACCTCTTCGTTGCCCTTCAGTTCGAGCTTTTGACCGTCCTCCAGCTCAAACACATAGGTGGTATTTTCCAGATCCTGTTCTTTCACCAACACGCCCTGGAAAGCTTCCGGGTTGAAGCGGAAGGTGGTGCAGCCTTTCAGCCCTTTCTCGTAGGCGTACAGGTAAATGTCCTTGAACCGGTCGTAGGCGATTTCTGTGGGCACGTTGATGGTTTTGGAAATGGAGGAGTCAATCCATTTCTGCGCCGCGGCCTGCACATCCACATGCTGCTCCGGAGTGATCTGGTCGGATACCACAAAGTACTCTGGCAGACCGGTCTCCCCTGGCTGCGGGTAAGGTTTGGCCTTGGGCTCGACCAGCTGGCGATAGCGCAGCAGTTCGTAGGAGAACACATCCACTTTCTCCTTGGTTTTCTTGCCACTGCGGATCACATTGCGCGCGTAGTGGTGTGCAAAACTGGGCTCAATGCCATTACTGGCGTTATTCGCCAGGGACAGGGAAATGGTGCCCGTGGGCGCAATGGAGGAGTGGTGGGTAAAGCGGCCACCGGTATCCGCCAGCGCCGCCACCAGTGCCGGATCTTCCTCGGCCACCTGCTGCATATAGCGGCTGTACTTTGCCCAGAGCACTTTACCGGGCACCTGATCGCCCACCTTATACTCTCTGGCCAAATCGGGTTGCTTGGCCAGCATGATGGGCGTGACCTCAAAGGTTTCCGCCATGATGGGCGCCGGGCCTTTTTCTTTGGCCAGGTTCAACGACTCGCGCCAGCCGGCCAGCGCCAGCTCTTTACTCACCTGTTCGGTAAAGGCGATAGACGCGGGACTGCCATAGGGAATGGTGAGCATGGTCAGGGCCGAACCCAGCCCCAGAAAGCCCATGCCGTGGCGGCGCTTGCGCTCAATCTCCCGGCGCTGCTCCGCCAGTGCCAGCCCGTTGATTTCCACCACGTTATCCAGCATGCGGGTAAAAATGGACACCAGTTTGCGGAATTTCTCCCAATCAAATTCCGCCTGCTCGGTAAAGGGATGCTTTACGCACTGGGTCAGATTGACGGAGCCGAGCAGACAACTGCCATAGGGTGGCAGGGGTTGCTCACCGCATGGATTCGTAGCGCGAATGTCTTCACAGAACCAGTTGTTGTTCCACTGGTTGACCCGATCGATCAGGATAAAGCCGGGCTCAGCGAAGTCGTAGGTGGAACGCATGATCTGGTTCCACAGTTGCCGCGCCGGGACTTTCTTGTAGACCTTGCAGGCGATTTCACCGTCGTCGTTCCGCAGGTATTTGTCGGATACATGATCGAGGCGCCGCCAGACCACCTGTTCGGGGTCATCACCGTCCAGGCCCTCGCGCTTGAGGTCGTCCTCGGTGATGGGGAAACTCAGCGGCCAGGTGGCATCGGCTTTGACCGCTTGCACAAAGTCATCGGTAATCAGCAGCGACAGGTTGAACTGGCGCAGACGCCCGGCCTCGCGCTTGGCCCGGATGTATTCGCTGACATCCGGATGGTGCACATCAAAGGTGGCCATCTGGGCACCGCGCCGGCCGCCGGCCGAGGAAATGGTGAAGCACATCTTGTCGTAGATATCCATAAACGACAGCGGCCCGGAGGTATTGGCGCCGGCGCCGGCCACGTAGGCGCCTTTGGGGCGCAGGGTGGAGAACTCGTAACCGATGCCGCAGCCGGCTTTCAGCGTCAGGCCGGCCTCGAGGTTTTTGTGCAGAATATCTTCCATGGAGTCGCCGATGGTGCCGGAGACGGTGCAGTTGATGGTGGAGGTCGCCGGCTTGTAGGCCTGGGCCCCGGCATTGGAAATGATCCGGCCGGCCGGTATGGCGCCGTTGCGCAGGGCCCAGAGAAACTCTTCGCGCCAGTGGGCTTTGCGTTTGGGCTCGATTTCGGACAGCGCCTGCGCGACCCGCTCCCAGGTGGCGTCGATGGTCTGATCCACCGGTTGGTCCTGGTGGTCTTTCAGGCGGTATTTCTGGTCCCAGATGTCCTGGGAGGCGGGCTGAAGTTCGACCGCCGACTCGGTGATGTCCCTGGATTGCTCTGTCATTCGTCAGCCTCAATAAAGTCGTTGGAATTTGGGGGGCCGCGCTCAGGCGACCTGCACGATACCGGCCATCTTGTGCCAATAGCCGTTGACGTCCTGCGCGGCGCGCGCCTGGGCTTCGCCCCGGCTGGCGGCCCGGAACCGGGCGAGCCACTCCAGGGTGCCCTCGGGCTCCGGGCTGAGGCGCACCGCGTCCACCAGCCCGGCCATTTGCGGCACCTCGGTCACCAGATTGTACCGATCTCCGGACTGGGTCTGAATACCATTGAGCACGAACAGCCGCTCGCCTTCCTGATTGTAAACGGGACGACCCGACGGGTATTTGATGCAGCACAAGTCACATTGATCTTTGGGCCGATTTTCCGAGCGGGCGGTAAAGCAGCGCGCCGACCAGGCCAGGGGCAAGTGCCCAAAGCCAAACACCTCGACCTCAAAGCTGCTGCGGATATCCTCAATATCCGGTTGACTCAGTATCTCCGACAACCACTCCCGGGACAGTTCCACCGGCATCAACCAGCGCTGCATGCCGAACTGCACCAGTTGGCGCAGGGTCTGGGGGTTGTAACAATTGATCGCGGCCCCGGCGACGAAGGGCAGCCCCGCCTCGCGCAGCAGACCCACCGCGCCGATGTCGTTGGCCTCCAGCGCGAATTCACCGTTGTCGCAGTAGCGGCGCAGCTCGCGCAGGTCGGCAGGAGACTCCAGCAAGGTCATGGTGGATAACACCACTTCTTTGCCGGCCTCACGCAGCTGGTGCGCCTGGGCCATATAGTCCTCCAACTTCAGCTCCCGCCGCTTGGGACACACGGTTTCGCCCAGGTAGACGGCATCGGCGTCCGATTCGGCCACCGACGTGTAAAAACGCTGCACCTGCTCCCTGGGCCAGTAATACAGAATGGGTCCAATCGTCAGTTTTAACATTAACGCCAACTCCTGTGATAGGCCCCGATGGTGGTCTGATGCCCTTCGGACAGTCCCGCCAGGGTCTGGTCCCAATCCTGGTGCACCTGATACTGGGCCGGGTCTTCCAGCAACCGGTCGATGGCCTTACGCCACACCCGGGTAACCTGGCCGACATAGGCGGGACTACGCTGACGCCCCTCGATCTTCACCGCCTTGATGCCATCGCGGTACAGCTCGGGCAACAGGCTCAGGGTGTTGAGGCTGGTCGGTTCCTCCAGGGCGTGGTAGCGCTCACCGTCCACCTCGAAGCGACCTTTGCACAGGGTGGGATAACCGGCGTTCTCACCGCCAGCAAAGCGGTCAATCAGGTAGCCATTCAGGCGGGATTCCAGCACGCCGCGTTTCTCTTCCCAGCGGACGAACTTGGCGGGCGAGCAGGCGCCGGAGTTGTTGGGGGACTCGCCGGTCATGTAGGAGCTGAGATAACAGCGCCCCTCAGCCATTATGCACAGGCTGCCGAAGGCAAACACCTCCAGCTCGGTACTCACGGTGTGCGCCAGTGCCGATACCTGTTTCATGGACAGCACCCGCGGCAACACCACGCGACTGACGCCATAGGCCTGTTGGTAAAAATCAATGGCCGCCGCATTGGTGGCCGAGGCCTGCACCGACAGGTGCCGCTCCACCTCGGGGTAGCGTTCCGCCGCGTAGGCCAACACCGCCATATCGGCGATGATCAACACGTCCGCTCCGGCCTTGACGGCCTCATCCACTGCCTGTTGCCAACTGTCCCATTGTGTCGGGTGGGCAAAGGTGTTGATCGCCACGTGCAACCGCCGCCCCTGCCGATGGGTTTCCCGGGCGGCATCGCGCAGCCCCAGGGTGTCGAGATTGAGGCCGGCAAAGTGCCGGGCATTGGTATCACCGCGCAAGCCCACATAGACGGCATCGGCCCCCTCTTTCAGGGCGGTTTTCAGCGCGGGCAGGCTTCCTGCGGGACAAAGTAATTCCATCGGCGTTTACCTCTGTTTAAAGACTGTACCTATTTTGGGCGAGTGGCGACGCCACCCGGGTTTGCTAGCATGCCCGCTCAGGAGGTGCCCCACTATGACTACCATGCAATCCCATTCAGCATCATTTCGCCCATCGCTCCCCCGGCTCACTCAATGCGCCAAAGTGGCCCAGCCACTCATCCCCGAGACAATTCGCCGACACACTTTAGGCGTCGGCCTGAACCACACTTTTTCAAAGGCGCTGCGCCGGGGCGAGCTGGATTTTCTGCACGGCCGCCAGGCGCGGATCACCGTGCCGGACATCAACCTGGACTTCGCGGTGACGCTACTCGGCCAACGGCTGCAGGTTTCGCTCAAGCCTGTGGCATCCGACGTGACCTTTCGGGCCGATACCCGATCACTGCTGCAGATCATGGCCGGCCAGGTTGATCCCGACACCCTGTTCTTTCGCCGCAAGCTGGCCATTGAAGGCGATACCGAGCTGGGGCTGGAACTGAAAAATTTCCTCGACAGTCAGGACCCCGAAGGACTGATCCCCCCGCCCGCTTACCGGCTGATCACTAGCCTACTGCTATGACCGACCCCGCGATATTCCCCCATGGGTCTACCCCTTTAGAGGAATCACAGTTCACCCCGAAAGTGTGCACAATGGGCAGAACTCTCGTTTTACAACAATGGCCACATTGCTATGAGCACCTTTGAGCTGAACCACTTCGATGACTTTCTCACTATTGCCCGCTCTCAACCGGAACCACAAAAGCTGATTCTGGTTCTGGCGCGCCGAGAATTACCCACCGGCTATACCGAGCAGCAGGCGCGGGATTTTGAGGAGGGACACGGGGGCCACCTGGCGCCGCTGGCCGGTATCGACAAGCGCCCCGACGAACTGGCAGACTTCTCCAGCCTGGTCGAAGAAGCCAAGCAGGCGAGCGATACGTGGGATGCGGTTTTTGTTGCCGCCCTGCCCGGCACGGACAACAAACTACCCACCCCGAAAGCGGTGGACGACGCCATCGAAAAAGTCATTCACGCCATTCGCAACGGGATGATCAATAACTTGCTGGCATTCGACCGTTCCGGCGTCCCGATGCAGATCACCCACGGATAGCGCTCAACGAGTCGCGCCCCAGAAATCGAAAGGCGCGCCCAAGACCTGCGAAAGACGCCTCGATGCGTATAATGGTGATAGACCTCCGAAACCCGAGAGCCTCATCACTATGTGCGAACTCCTGGCCATGAGCGCCAACACCCCCACCGACCTGTGTTTCAGCTTTACCGGCCTGACCCGCCGTGGCGGCGAGACCGGGCCTCACAAAGATGGCTGGGGCGTGGCGTTTTACGAAGGCAAAGGGGTGCGCAATTTCCACGACGCCGATGCCAGCGCCTCCTCCCGTATCGCCGAAGTGGTGCAGACCCACCCGATCAAAAGCGAAGTGGCCATCTGCCATATCCGTCAGGCCAATGTGGGGGACATTTGCCTCGCCAATACCCACCCGTTCACCCGCGAGCTATGGGGCCGGTACTGGGTGTTTGCCCACAACGGCCAAATATCGGATTTCGCGCCCGAACCCGGTTTCTACGAACCGGTGGGCACGACGGACAGCGAGGCGCTGTTCTGCGATATGCTCAACCACTTGCGCCGACATTGCGATCGGCACACGCCGACCGCCGAGGTGGTGCAGCGGCTGGTGAGTCTGTCTGAAGACTACGCCCGTCAGGGGGTATTCAACCTGCTGTTGAGCAACGGCGACTGGTTGTTCACCTACTGCTCCACCAAAATGGCGAGCATCACCCGCCGGGCGCCCTTCGGCCCGGCCCGCCTGAAAGACGCCGACATGATGGTGGATTTCGAATCCGAAACCACGCCCGATGACATCGTCAGTGTGATCGTCACCGAGCCGCTCACCAGCGATGAGACCTGGGATATCTACCAACCCGGAGAGTGGCGCTTGTGGCGCAAGGGCGAAATTGCAATGCAAAAAACCGAATAGAACGCTCGCCTAAGCGAAGTCTAACGACATCTGTTTATCGCCAGGGGCACTTTGCTTAGGACACATCCGTCTAAGCAAAACGGCGGCGATACCTTGAGTTTTTGTTAGCCTGAGTCACTATCAAAGTCACAGGATCACGGAACCCGTGGGAGCCCGACTTCGCATGAACGCACCCTTGCCACCCTCACCGTTGAACGACGCTCAGCGCCAGCAAATCGACGCCCTACTCCGGGAATTGAACGAGCAGCAACTGGACTGGGTCCAGGGCTATCTGGCCGGCTACCGGGCCGCGCTGCAAGCCGGCGGCGAACCGTCCAGCGCAAGTTGTTCCGCCGTCACACTGACCATACTGTACGGTTCTCAGACCGGCAACGCGGAAACCCTGGCCGAACAGTTGGCGGAGCAGGCCCGCGCCCAGGGCTTAGACGTCGAGAGCCTGGATATGGACGAATTCCCCGTCCGGCAACTGAAAAAGACCGAGCGGCTCGCCCTCA is a window from the Marinimicrobium koreense genome containing:
- the ubiT gene encoding ubiquinone anaerobic biosynthesis accessory factor UbiT: MTTMQSHSASFRPSLPRLTQCAKVAQPLIPETIRRHTLGVGLNHTFSKALRRGELDFLHGRQARITVPDINLDFAVTLLGQRLQVSLKPVASDVTFRADTRSLLQIMAGQVDPDTLFFRRKLAIEGDTELGLELKNFLDSQDPEGLIPPPAYRLITSLLL
- a CDS encoding ribonucleotide reductase subunit alpha; amino-acid sequence: MSTFELNHFDDFLTIARSQPEPQKLILVLARRELPTGYTEQQARDFEEGHGGHLAPLAGIDKRPDELADFSSLVEEAKQASDTWDAVFVAALPGTDNKLPTPKAVDDAIEKVIHAIRNGMINNLLAFDRSGVPMQITHG
- the ubiU gene encoding ubiquinone anaerobic biosynthesis protein UbiU, which gives rise to MELLCPAGSLPALKTALKEGADAVYVGLRGDTNARHFAGLNLDTLGLRDAARETHRQGRRLHVAINTFAHPTQWDSWQQAVDEAVKAGADVLIIADMAVLAYAAERYPEVERHLSVQASATNAAAIDFYQQAYGVSRVVLPRVLSMKQVSALAHTVSTELEVFAFGSLCIMAEGRCYLSSYMTGESPNNSGACSPAKFVRWEEKRGVLESRLNGYLIDRFAGGENAGYPTLCKGRFEVDGERYHALEEPTSLNTLSLLPELYRDGIKAVKIEGRQRSPAYVGQVTRVWRKAIDRLLEDPAQYQVHQDWDQTLAGLSEGHQTTIGAYHRSWR
- a CDS encoding U32 family peptidase; translation: MLKLTIGPILYYWPREQVQRFYTSVAESDADAVYLGETVCPKRRELKLEDYMAQAHQLREAGKEVVLSTMTLLESPADLRELRRYCDNGEFALEANDIGAVGLLREAGLPFVAGAAINCYNPQTLRQLVQFGMQRWLMPVELSREWLSEILSQPDIEDIRSSFEVEVFGFGHLPLAWSARCFTARSENRPKDQCDLCCIKYPSGRPVYNQEGERLFVLNGIQTQSGDRYNLVTEVPQMAGLVDAVRLSPEPEGTLEWLARFRAASRGEAQARAAQDVNGYWHKMAGIVQVA
- a CDS encoding adenosylcobalamin-dependent ribonucleoside-diphosphate reductase; translation: MTEQSRDITESAVELQPASQDIWDQKYRLKDHQDQPVDQTIDATWERVAQALSEIEPKRKAHWREEFLWALRNGAIPAGRIISNAGAQAYKPATSTINCTVSGTIGDSMEDILHKNLEAGLTLKAGCGIGYEFSTLRPKGAYVAGAGANTSGPLSFMDIYDKMCFTISSAGGRRGAQMATFDVHHPDVSEYIRAKREAGRLRQFNLSLLITDDFVQAVKADATWPLSFPITEDDLKREGLDGDDPEQVVWRRLDHVSDKYLRNDDGEIACKVYKKVPARQLWNQIMRSTYDFAEPGFILIDRVNQWNNNWFCEDIRATNPCGEQPLPPYGSCLLGSVNLTQCVKHPFTEQAEFDWEKFRKLVSIFTRMLDNVVEINGLALAEQRREIERKRRHGMGFLGLGSALTMLTIPYGSPASIAFTEQVSKELALAGWRESLNLAKEKGPAPIMAETFEVTPIMLAKQPDLAREYKVGDQVPGKVLWAKYSRYMQQVAEEDPALVAALADTGGRFTHHSSIAPTGTISLSLANNASNGIEPSFAHHYARNVIRSGKKTKEKVDVFSYELLRYRQLVEPKAKPYPQPGETGLPEYFVVSDQITPEQHVDVQAAAQKWIDSSISKTINVPTEIAYDRFKDIYLYAYEKGLKGCTTFRFNPEAFQGVLVKEQDLENTTYVFELEDGQKLELKGNEEVEYDGEMHTAANLYEALKEGYYGKF
- a CDS encoding class II glutamine amidotransferase translates to MCELLAMSANTPTDLCFSFTGLTRRGGETGPHKDGWGVAFYEGKGVRNFHDADASASSRIAEVVQTHPIKSEVAICHIRQANVGDICLANTHPFTRELWGRYWVFAHNGQISDFAPEPGFYEPVGTTDSEALFCDMLNHLRRHCDRHTPTAEVVQRLVSLSEDYARQGVFNLLLSNGDWLFTYCSTKMASITRRAPFGPARLKDADMMVDFESETTPDDIVSVIVTEPLTSDETWDIYQPGEWRLWRKGEIAMQKTE